From Nicotiana tabacum cultivar K326 chromosome 20, ASM71507v2, whole genome shotgun sequence, one genomic window encodes:
- the LOC107802969 gene encoding pentatricopeptide repeat-containing protein At2g02980, chloroplastic-like produces the protein MAFPAPTLEIGTFSCRDFITKNSRKDTFTPIDPFSLVPKCKSLRDLKQIQAFSIKTHMQNDVFFMSKLIDFCTADPTPASLHHAHLLFDQIPQPDIVLFNFLARGYARSDTPLNAFVLFLKILTLGVAPDFYTFPSLLKACAAGEALEEGKQLHCLLIKYGLNDDMYVCPALMNMYIECNDNGSARCVFDRIPDPCVVTYNAIIMGYVRSSEPNEALLLFRELQGKKLKPTDVTILGVVSSCALLGALELGKWVYEYVKKNGFDQYVKVNTALIDMYAKCGSLPDAILVFESMTYKDTQAWSAMIMAYAIHGRARCAISLFREMQNARITPDGITFLGLLYACNHSGLIEEGFRFFNSMKESYRIVPGVKHYGCMLDLLARAGRLNDAFKFLMELPIRPTVLLWRTLLSACSSHGNVDLGKLVIEKIFEMDKSHSGDYVIFSNMCARAGNWEEVNYIWKLMKVRDIKKIPGCSTIEVNNVMHEFFSGEVTRIEHRELHQEVDKLIEKLKLVGYVPNISIAFRPGLENEEKEAILRYHSEKLAITFALLNSPPGKTIRVVKNLRICGDCHSAAKLISLIFKRNLIIRDMQRFHHFEGGKCSCGDFW, from the coding sequence ATGGCATTTCCTGCTCCAACACTTGAAATAGGGACTTTCTCATGCCGAGATTTCATTACAAAGAATTCAAGAAAAGACACATTCACACCAATTGACCCTTTTTCTCTTGTACCCAAATGCAAATCTTTGAGAGACCTTAAGCAAATTCAAGCATTTTCCATAAAAACCCACATGCAAAATGATGTCTTTTTTATGAGTAAGCTCATAGATTTTTGCACAGCTGATCCGACACCTGCCTCTTTGCACCATGCCCACCTCCTGTTTGATCAAATTCCACAACCAGATATAGTCCTATTCAACTTCTTGGCCCGTGGTTATGCCCGGAGTGACACCCCATTAAATGCCTTTGTCCTGTTTTTGAAAATTCTAACATTAGGTGTTGCTCCTGATTTTTATACATTCCCTTCTCTGTTGAAGGCTTGTGCAGCTGGAGAAGCTTTAGAAGAAGGTAAGCAATTGCATTGCCTTTTGATTAAATATGGCCTTAATGACGATATGTATGTTTGTCCTGCACTTATGAATATGTACATTGAGTGTAATGACAATGGTTCAGCTCGTTGCGTGTTTGATAGGATACCTGACCCTTGTGTGGTAACGTATAATGCGATCATAATGGGTTACGTGAGAAGTAGCGAGCCAAATGAGGCCCTCTTGTTGTTTCGTGAATTGCAAGGAAAAAAACTTAAGCCTACTGATGTTACAATTTTAGGCGTGGTTTCATCATGTGCTTTGTTGGGAGCATTGGAACTGGGGAAGTGGGTATATGAATATGTTAAGAAGAATGGTTTTGATCAATATGTTAAGGTGAACACTGCACTTATTGATATGTATGCAAAATGTGGGAGCTTGCCTGATGCAATTTTAGTTTTCGAGAGCATGACTTATAAGGACACTCAAGCATGGTCAGCGATGATCATGGCTTATGCTATTCATGGACGTGCTCGTTGTGCAATATCTTTGTTTCGAGAGATGCAGAACGCTCGAATTACTCCTGATGGAATTACATTTTTGGGTCTATTATATGCATGCAACCACAGTGGATTGATTGAAGAGGGTTTTAGATTTTTCAATAGCATGAAAGAAAGCTACAGGATTGTACCAGGGGTGAAACACTACGGATGCATGTTGGATTTGTTAGCTCGGGCTGGCCGCCTTAATGATGCTTTTAAGTTCTTAATGGAATTGCCAATTCGGCCTACAGTTTTACTTTGGCGGACATTGTTATCTGCTTGCAGCAGTCATGGAAATGTGGATTTGGGGAAGCTGGTAATTGAAAAAATCTTCGAAATGGACAAATCACATAGTGGCGATTATGTGATCTTTTCAAACATGTGTGCACGAGCTGGGAACTGGGAAGAAGTGAATTATATCTGGAAATTGATGAAAGTTAGAGATATTAAGAAAATTCCTGGCTGTAGTACGATAGAGGTTAACAATGTAATGCATGAATTCTTCTCTGGGGAGGTTACGCGTATTGAGCACAGGGAGCTCCACCAGGAAGTTGACAAGTTAATTGAGAAATTGAAATTGGTTGGTTATGTTCCTAATATTTCTATAGCTTTTCGTCCTGGCCTAGAAAATGAAGAGAAAGAAGCTATTCTGAGGTACCACAGTGAAAAATTGGCAATTACTTTTGCTCTTCTTAATAGTCCACCTGGAAAAACAATTCGCGTTGTTAAAAACCTTAGAATCTGTGGGGACTGCCATTCAGCTGCAAAACTCATATCGCTCATCTTTAAACGAAATTTAATTATCAGAGATATGCAAAGGTTTCATCATTTTGAAGGAGGAAAATGTTCTTGTGGGGATTTTTGGTAA